From one Lycium ferocissimum isolate CSIRO_LF1 chromosome 5, AGI_CSIRO_Lferr_CH_V1, whole genome shotgun sequence genomic stretch:
- the LOC132057995 gene encoding disease resistance protein RUN1-like — MPPPSASSHKYHVFLSFRGEDTRKTFIDHLYEDLVQVGISTFRDDEELRRGTEIRSELLQAIEDSTISIVVFSKNYASSTIWCLDELLKILECREQHGQLVIPVFYNVNPSEVRRQAGTFGKAFAEHKKRFGKKKVESWKSAVTKAANLSGWDLPNIENGHEAKFNKKLVGEVLELVNPTCMHLPELVIGPNSHAAGVVSLCDFYSSAGVCMFGIYGMAGIGKTTVAKAVYNRFHRRYEGFSFVAHVRERSENNMLHNLQEQLLSEVLRKENFEVHYNVDKGKCLIKERLGQKKVLIVLDDVDDMSQIKALAEERRPGSVREHNNYYNRSEHLLDDVGVDYKYKVTRILCAENLDHELVKDIARLGGGVPLALEHSQSTQNKFDSLDENSKEIFLDIACFFIGVQEDYASLVLTAVVALFGLGKGIFGRCLLKIERNYLWMHDLVRDMAKEIVRQESLKEPHMRSRLWFHEDVRYVLEKNKGSDQIEGISVIHPKVKDIIVDTEAFSRMDRLKVLQAKGMNLTGSFKNVFEDLRWLSWQNFPLKCLPTDSHLSKLVALDMQYSNITEAWQSNIKSLESLKHLNLSHCQRLKRTPDFSSAISLETLLFTGCSELVEVDSSIGKLVKLVHLNLKDCISLMYLPSSICKLKSLQYLNMTGCSGLQQLPADLGRLTNLRSLSLEGCNRSLKAQSWRTSILSYVPWAGSSSSRPVRLLPHSISNLCHLTELNLKDCRLSEADIPTNLGSLTSLKSLNLGGNEFYSLPSSLFCDLSKLHSLVLDNCKNLQMLSLLPPNLLRLRANDCSSIESLDMSNYKILPELYVSNCDRLSEIKGMETIQNVEYVCMESSSKVASRFCSESFFQLTGECDEDLPSASSFFIAGSKVPEWFSNRDYGPKITITMPSNIEHKFQGMILWCVYSCRYWGSFEYGPVLEISDQTNGITWVLCFPTITVNHNKRSWVSFVPRHYFCPALKGAETITFSFSIREQGFTGLQMIKCGVHPVYAAAGRELPKIEARDPRSNFEERRIIPLWRPSYIVEVGQVMTYILNNGTDGKHTQKVIFDGLRVISKDGDGLTCSFHDIIGTPYHVDQENFRQISQEAYDQSRVQNTTDWRDLLCQVAVDQKNRLSLQDGCWNTYNTKVVIS; from the exons ATGCCTCCACCATCAGCTTCATCTCATAAGTATCATGTTTTTTTGAGTTTTAGAGGGGAAGATACGCGTAAAACTTTTATAGACCACCTCTATGAAGATTTGGTGCAAGTTGGGATTAGTACATTTAGAGACGATGAGGAGCTCAGAAGAGGCACGGAAATCAGATCTGAACTGCTTCAAGCTATTGAAGATTCCACAATCTCCATTGTTgtgttttcaaaaaattatgcCTCGTCTACTATTTGGTGTCTTGATGAGCTTTTGAAGATCCTCGAGTGTAGAGAGCAGCATGGTCAACTAGTTATTCCTGTTTTCTACAACGTTAATCCTTCTGAGGTACGTAGACAAGCTGGTACATTTGGTAAAGCGTTTGCTGAGCACAAAAAACGTTTTGGGAAGAAGAaggtggaaagttggaaatctgCTGTCACAAAAGCTGCGAATTTATCGGGATGGGATTTGCCAAATATCGAGAACGG GCATGAAGCAAAATTCAACAAGAAATTAGTAGGAGAGGTCTTAGAATTAGTAAATCCCACATGCATGCACCTCCCAGAACTCGTAATTGGGCCTAATTCTCATGCTGCGGGAGTGGTTTCTCTATGCGACTTCTACTCATCAGCTGGTGTCTGCATGTTTGGGATCTATGGGATGGCTGGCATTGGCAAAACAACCGTTGCCAAAGCCGTGTACAATCGATTCCACAGGAGGTATGAAGGTTTCTCCTTTGTGGCTCACGTAAGAGAGCGCTCGGAGAATAACATGCTTCACAACTTACAGGAACAACTTCTTTCAGAGGTTCTAAGAAAAGAGAACTTTGAAGTCCATTATAATGTTGATAAGGGAAAATGCCTAATCAAAGAAAGACTTGGTCAGAAGAAGGTCCTCATTGTTCTTGATGATGTCGATGACATGAGCCAGATAAAAGCATTGGCGGAAGAGCGAAGGCCTGGTTCGGTTCGGGAGCACAATAATTATTACAACCGAAGCGAGCATTTGCTAGATGATGTTGGAGTAGACTATAAGTACAAGGTAACAAG GATTCTCTGTGCCGAAAATTTGGATCATGAGTTGGTGAAAGACATAGCACGTCTTGGTGGAGGGGTTCCTTTGGCACTCGAA CATTCACAAAGCACTCAAAATAAGTTCGACTCACTTGATGAGAACTCTAAGGAGATTTTCCTTGACATTGCGTGCTTTTTTATTGGAGTCCAAGAAGATTATGCTAGTCTTGTATTGACCGCTGTGGTCGCTCTTTTCGGCTTGGGAAAAGGAATTTTTGGAAGATGTTTACTCAAAATTGAACGAAATTATTTGTGGATGCACGATTTAGTTCGAGATATGGCCAAAGAAATTGTTCGTCAAGAGTCACTTAAAGAACCTCATATGCGCTCTAGATTGTGGTTTCATGAAGATGTTCGTTATGTGCTAGAAAAGAACAAG GGTAGTGATCAGATAGAAGGCATCAGCGTCATCCATCCCAAAGTCAAAGATATAATTGTGGACACAGAGGCCTTTTCAAGAATGGATAGGCTGAAAGTACTTCAAGCAAAAGGAATGAATCTTACTGGAAGCTTCAAAAATGTGTTCGAGGATCTGAGATGGCTTAGCTGGCAGAATTTCCCTTTGAAATGTTTACCTACTGATAGTCACCTAAGCAAGCTTGTGGCTCTGGACATGCAATATAGCAACATCACGGAAGCCTGGCAATCCAACATCAAG TCCCTGGAAAGCTTGAAACATCTAAATCTCAGTCATTGTCAACGACTAAAGCGAACTCCCGACTTTTCTAGTGCGATAAGTCTTGAGACACTATTGTTTACAGGTTGCTCCGAGTTGGTTGAGGTTGATTCATCAATAGGAAAATTGGTGAAACTTGTTCACTTAAATCTGAAAGACTGCATCAGCCTCATGTATCTACCAAGCAGCATTTGCAAGCTAAAATCACTTCAATATTTAAATATGACTGGTTGCTCAGGTCTACAGCAACTTCCTGCTGATTTGGGACGTTTGACAAACCTAAGAAGCTTATCACTAGAAGGATGCAACAGAAGTTTAAAGGCTCAATCTTGGCGGACTTCTATATTATCTTATGTACCATGGGCAGGAAGTAGTTCATCACGTCCAGTGAGGTTGTTGCCACACTCGATTTCCAATTTATGTCACTTGACGGAGCTCAATCTCAAAGATTGTAGGCTTTCAGAAGCAGATATTCCAACCAATCTTGGGAGTTTAACCTCATTGAAATCCCTGAATTTaggaggaaatgagttttacaGTCTCCCATCATCCCTCTTTTGCGACCTATCTAAGCTACATAGTCTTGTCCTGGATAATTGCAAGAATCTTCAAATGCTCTCACTACTTCCTCCTAATCTGCTAAGGCTTCGTGCAAATGATTGCTCATCCATTGAAAGCCTAGACATGTCAAACTACAAGATATTGCCCGAGCTCTATGTATCTAATTGCGACAGATTGTCCGAGATTAAGGGCATGGAAACTATCCAAAATGTTGAATATGTTTGCATGGAGAGCAGTAGTAAGGTGGCAAGCCGTTTCTGCAGTGAAAGTTTCTTCCAGCTG ACTGGAGAATGTGATGAAGATCTTCCTTCTGCGAGCAGCTTCTTCATTGCAGGTAGCAAGGTTCCAGAATGGTTCAGCAACCGAGACTATGGACCTAAGATTACCATAACTATGCCATCAAACATAGAACATAAATTCCAGGGAATGATCCTTTGGTGTGTCTACAGTTGTAGATACTGGGGAAGTTTTGAATATGGTCCTGTCTTAGAGATCAGTGATCAAACAAATGGGATTACATGGGTCCTCTGCTTCCCAACTATTACTGTGAACCATAACAAACGTTCCTGGGTAAGCTTTGTGCCAAGACATTACTTTTGTCCTGCTTTGAAAGGCGCAGAAACAATAACATTTTCTTTCAGTATCAGAGAGCAAGGATTCACAGGGTTACAAATGATAAAATGTGGCGTTCATCCAGTCTATGCTGCTGCAGGAAGAGAATTGCCAAAAATTGAGGCTCGAGATCCTCGGAGTAATTTTGAGGAAAGGAGGATCATACCCTTGTGGAGACCATCATACATTGTTGAGGTAGGCCAAGTTATGACATATATTCTTAATAATGGTACTGATGGCAAGCATACCCAGAAAGTCATATTCGATGGGCTTCGTGTAATTTCAAAAGATGGTGATGGACTTACTTGTTCCTTTCACGACATCATTGGCACACCTTACCATGTAGATCAAGAAAACTTCCGTCAGATTTCGCAGGAAGCGTATGACCAAAGTCGAGTGCAGAACACTACTGATTGGAGGGATTTATTATGCCAGGTAGCAGTCGACCAAAAGAACAGGTTAAGTTTGCAAGATGGCTGTTGGAACACTTACAATACTAAAGTTGTAATTAGTTGA